The nucleotide sequence GTTCCGacttatgttttttttttttgagaaagTTTCATTCCGTTacctttaaaactgagagactagtttgcgtagaaacggatgGACGACCATGTCTACTTCGACTCGAATTCGAAGCCAAGCAGATTATTAgataatttttttacaatcgGAGAAAAGCTAAAATAAAAGATAATCGACGCATTCCAACTGAATTTCTCATGTGAACTTTAAAGTTGATCTTATCATTAGGTAAATCAAATAAAAGctgtcaataaaaaaataaacaaaagaaaaccTTGAATGAGAGATATCAGCGTTAAAATAATTGGCTGTTGGTATCtagacaaaaataaaaagttcaGCAAAACACCAGAAGACTCACTTATCCTTGACAAGCCCAATAAAAAGAGATACATTTGCTTGCGATCACATTTATTAAGTTTCGTATTTGAatcaaattttcttaaatattttctcaCACAATTTTACATATTACACAATTCACGTTTTTATGTTTGTTTATGCTTGATTATCGTTTTCATTTACGAGTAGAGTAACACAAAATCTCTTAAGcgaatttaataaataacaGAAATATGCGTATGATCATTTGTTTCGTTATAAGCGAAAGTAAAATATAGTACGATGTAAATGTATATAATACGTTTCGAAGTGAAGGAGAGAACTAAAAGTGCCTGCTTAAATTAAGGTACTCAAATAATAGAAATAATAGTGCATCTGTAGTGAAACCCATCCTATCTATAGGATAGCGCCATGGAGCCCCTGCAACAAAGTCTCCTCAGTTTTATGGTACACATGCTATAGCTTTTGATGGCTTCACCGATGCCTATATATATgaagcactaaacacaattaCAATTGGATGATAACGATTACACTTAGTAAGTTGACGCGTGGGCTGGTTTCGACACATCTCCGGACTCTCTCAACTGGCGGTCTGGATCCTCGATGATATTACACATTGAAATGTTGAACTTATGATTCGgttgatttaaatatatattatgtaATGTGTATAACTATTGTATATAACTAGGGCTCATTTGATGAATATGTTCTCAGTTTGTATGTAAAGGTTTTTGTTTCTCATTTCATTTCTTGCGATCTTCTGATCGTTATACACTTCGCGTATGTTTATGTAAATATAGTTAAGCTTGATTTGTGTaagtttatttataatttgCTCTATTTTGTATATAAAATTTGACCAAATACATaagattttattattattttttcatataAAAACGAACGAAACAATTCTCAACGATATTTGAAACATGGTTTCACCTAATTCTTAGGGGCCTAACacaaataataaacaaatttagAAATTTTCACGCGAATATCCCGCTTTCGCTTACATCGCTTTTCGCTTTAACATTCTCTTCTTTTTTCAGCCTTTTTGCAGCTggtaaataaagtaaaattgTTGCTTCTCGATGATATAGGTTCTCAGACATACATACACTGAAAGTAAAACATAATTTCATTTACTTAATTTGCTAATTACTCTAATCAACGCGGCGTTCTCCTCCTTCAGGCGATGATTATCCGACTTGTAGGTATCGAGTTGCTGTTGAACGGATGAGATGAGATTAAATTAGTTCAAAACACACAGTCATCCTTATAAATATACGATTATGGCAGGGGGGCACAAGTCTTGAGGTTAGGTGTGCATGGGGCATGCTTCGTTAATCTATTGGGGATGCGGTAGCCGCagccacagcagcaacaacaacagaaacaacaacaaacgaTTAGTAATTACCTAAGAATGGAACTCATCTGGACACCCTAATCTCGAGAATAAAACCAGATAACATGCACTTAACCACAAACTACACTCGAAACATAGGCTCTTAGATAATTGTCTCTGCGAAATCTGATTCATGTGTTCTTTATGACGCGTGTCGTGTGCTGTGATAAGCGAGCTATAGACGATCGATCATATAATGCCGAATGGATCTCATGAATTTTGATGCCTGATGCGAGTGTTCCGTAGACATACACCCACCCAATGTGGCGTATTCAAACAATAAACAGCAATAAGTTGAATAAGAACGACAATGAGCAAAagttttgtttatttcatatatatataactcaaGATCGATCGATGGTGTTGTAGTCGAGAACACACAAAAGGATAAACAAAATTGCAGATAAAACTGGTAACAATATTAACAACAAGTGGTATAAATCCATACTATAGTTTAATAGACATTATTTATATAGTAGAGTATTAAGTAAGTATTGTTTATATGTACATTAAGAGTGTTTCAAAACTTTTTTAGGTCAAATGATATATATGGGATAAAGAAACAGGGATCCCGTCaagttaatttaaaaatagtttacaACAATTCCATTAAGCATTTGTATTATTTTCCAGCTTATTAAAGGGtaagaaataattaattaaggAGTCAAAAATGGTTTTAAGTGATAGTATTTCATTGTGATTTTTTATTCAGTTTATTTCAacgctttaaaaaaattaaacaacaatTTGAAACACTCCATGTTACAGTTATagctaaaatatattttattatattctttTTATGTGGTATGTGTataacaacaaaacaacagcCAGCTCATAATATTGGGGCGCAGGTTCTTAGAATGGCTCAATTCTGTGTCAGTGGTGGGGCATTTACCGTTAAGCTTCCAGCATCACCAACTAGACCACTTTGCTCTCCCTGATGTTCGACTTCTGGAGACCCTACAAGTAGCCTCCAGATCCTTGGGCCGCTATTTGCTGATgctgttaattttttttggtggtGGGGGCTTGATGATTGATCTCGTTGGTTTCGATGAGCTTTACTTTGATTCGAGCGTAGGCTAGCTTTTGATTTTAAAGTACTTATCAACCGTACAGTGGTCTGTGGGTTATAATTACATTATAAATtcgcaaacatttttttcctAGCGCGTATTTAGGTTATCAAAAACGTGAGATTAATATTTtactatttaaaaattaactaCTTTTGAAGTTTGCGGTTTTATCAAAGGGTTTTGTAGTATATAGTAACTCCCAAGGAGATTTAGTATATAGTTATGTTTAAGGTTTACGTTTTACCGGTGACCAGTCCGAAGCCAATGAGCTCAATGATATCTTAATTTAGGTACAATACATTTAGTTATTGTGTATTCGGTTATGCTTAAATATCCATATATAATTCATAACGACATCGAGGTGTGTTAAAAATTGAGTTAAAGAAACTAGAGCAAGAAAAACATCGGTGTTATTGATTATCGATGTTTACCTATAAGAACATCGATCTTTTTCCAGTTCTAATAGAAGCGATATAACGATAATCGCGACATAGTGCTTGTGAGCAAGGGGCGTGAGAATTTCGGGTGTATGTGGGCTGGTGCTGGGCAATCTAAATGCTTTTGATCTGCGTCTATTTGGTCTTGGCCAGCTGACTCTGAGCCGAGGTGGTCAGCTTGGAGACGACCCGCGTGAGGGCCCGATTCTCGGCTCGCAGACGATCGTTCTCAGTCTTTAGCTTCTGCAATAGCTAAAATCACACAAAAAATAAGGACATAGCGGCGACGCAAGAAAAATAAGTGGAAAGAACGCATGTTTTTATTTGAGCGATTGCCGATTATCGATTATTTCGACAGTTCGATTGTTTGTTCGATCGATGAGGCGCGTGggaagagagagagaaaagaaaatcaaatttGAGTGAGCGTATTGAATGAGAgcgcttttgttttttaatttttaacaatTAGGTGAGTGCGATTGGTAGACGTATAACGATAAACGTGTAACGTATAAACTCTTGGGAACAGTGACCAAAAATCATAAAAGGTGGCGAATGACAGAGCGAGATATTGAGCGAGTGATGATTTGAGAAGATGACAGATGACAGAGAAACATAATGGTCTTAAGATGAGAGCATGTCTGATGTCtggttgttgctgttgtgtgATATGAGAAAAACGAtagaaaacaaataaatgatGATCTGATCACGAGGCGGAGGTGGGGCAAAAGTAAATATGCAACGGAAATCAAAGCAATCGCTTCACTGTACAGCGGGGTGGCACAAAAAAGATACTATACACAGGAGGTCTGGGTAAATCAATTTCAAATCAAATCAAGTGCCATGGCATTCACACACAGAAGACAGCTAGTCAGCTAGGTGTTCTATATGGTGTATAAAGCGCATCTGGCCAAAAGGGAAAGGCAATAATAAGAGTttgattaaaatataataGGGTGAGAGAAAACGGTTGCTCGAACTCAGTGCGAGGGGGGtcggttttatgatttttGGTTATAAGAACAGAACAGCTCAATTCGAATTAATCAAAGGGGGGttaataaatcaaaatttcaTACATGCAACAGAGAATTTCAGGGCGAGGGCAAAGAATCAAAGTATCAAGAACATTTGGAGAAATCATAAGGGGGTAAACCAAAAATAGCAATCAATTTCGAGTCCTGTTCTCAGAACACAAAAACAGCAACAGCGGCGGCAACGTTTAACGCTTATGGTTAGCAAAGGGACACATTTGTAATTACCTTGAGCTCTTCTTCCAACTCGGAAAGCTTGCGTTCCATAGCTCTTCTTTCGCGTTTCTCAAGTTCAGATAGTGAATTTTTCGTTGTCTGCGAATGTGAAATGAAACAAGATGTGGTTTTTTGTTTGgcgtttttgattttgatttggGACTCTTTCTTGTTCTGTTTGGTGGTGTTGTTTTTGGggtttattttgttgttcAACAGATCGAAAAAAGATATATACGAGAGCGGGGTGTAAAAAAGAGCGAAAGAGAGCGCGAGCAGTAAGCTTCACATGAGGGGGAAAAAGAGGCAGCGAGGTGGGATTATGTGTGATAAAGATATACATTTTAGTGGCATCCTTGAACTAAGTTTATGGTGTTGCgtgttgttttgttgttggtTACTGCTGGCAGTTTGCTTCTtgtttatatttgtttttcggCTTTTGGTTTATAGTTTATAGTGGGCTgatgtgggcgtggcatgttAGGGGCGTGTTTCTGTACTTACGGCATTGGCGAATCTCTCGAGCGTTGCACGTGTCTGCACGGCTTCATCGTCCTTCTGCTTGATTATCTGCTTCAGCTTATCGTTCTCCAATCTAAATGGGATTAAAGGTTGTTATTTGGATATAGCTTGGAGTCCCTAAAAGGGGGGAATACTCACTTGGCAGCTTCGTAGAGCGCCTTGTAGTCAATGCCATCACCATTCTCCGCTTTATCGTTACTGCTGGAGCTCTTCGACTCGCTCGTGGTGGCCGTACTCGCGGTGCTGCCCAGTCGGGAACGGGAAGTCCGCTCACTGCCACTCTATAAGAAATCATATCAACCCATTTGAGTAATTAGTATTAAAATCTAGGCTTAGATTAAATATTACGAATAATATTTAAGATTTACATTTATCAATCAATGTCTGCTTTCATACTATTACTAGCAAGTATCTTAGGAATTTTTGGTAAGGATTTAATCAATCCGATTAATAAAAGATTCGGGAATTGTACTAAACAATTTAAGAATTACATGATATgtattgattttaaaatcgTTATACTAGgtatttgatttttaaattttgttggTATTATCCTGAGAATTATATAGCTTTCTTATTCTCAGAGGATATTATACCAATTTTCTAATGACCATTTTGAAGAATTTACAAACAATGGCttacaaatttaaatcagTTCAGTAAATATGTTAGATCTAtggcttttaaaatatataggtgcttatttttataccaacaacaacagcatAACTTTAAATATAGAACCACTTAACCAAAACACCTGCTTACTTCATATCCCTCACTCTTTTCCGAGGAGGCACTAATGGATCGCTGTGCCGCGCTCTTTGACCGCGTACGATTTCGGGACTTGCGCTCCTGTTCCCGCAGAGAGTTGCTCCTGGTGGCCGCAATGGCAGCCACTGTGGCTCCGGCACTGGTTACTCCATTGGTGGAGTTTGATGATGCACCTCCGTAGGCTGCAGCATTCAGGCTACTATTGGATGCCGACAGGGATTTGGTCTTCAGCAGTCGAGAACCcttaaacgagttggacgaacTCAAACCAGGAGACTTGAAGCTGAGCGAGGCGGTGGTCACACCCTTGTCGTAGCTGCTCGAATAGGGACTGACATAACGATCGCTGGCGGAGTACGAAGATCCCGCCGAGGAGTAGGAGCTTGGGTTGTACCTCGAACTGTCGTAGCCACCGGCACTACCTGTTCCATTGGAGGCGGAGGCCGAGGAGGACGACGACGAGGAGACGGTGGACAGAGAGGAGGAGAGAGCAGAGGCTTTAGACTGGCCGTAACTGTGGCTTTGGTTCAAATGCTTGCCCACCACCAGGTGGCTATAGTGGTGACCTCCACCGGTGGCCACCGCACCGGAACCCGAACCCGAAGCGGATGATGAGGCAGCGGTGGTGGGCTGCAGCTGCAGATAGTAGCGATTGCCATGGTGCGTTTGCGTTTTAGTTGCTGGCGTGGCATTGGACGCAGAAGCTATGGATGCGGCATGGCATGTGGAGGAGGCGGATGAGGTTACATTCGTCGATGGGCCACCGCTTGCGGTTGGCTGATGGGAATGCTGATTCGAATAGTGGTTGGTGCTGGTGAactgctgatgatgatgatgatggtggtgGTGATACTTGGACGCCCCGTAGTCGTAGCGACTGCTGGCATTACCATAAGAGGTCCGGCCACCACCCGAAGCTCCTCCGCCAGCGTACAAACTCTCCCTGGAGCTGTAGACACTGGCATAGGGACTCTGGTAGCTGGAGGTGCCGCTGCTGCTGGGGAAGTAACCAGTGCTCAGGGGTCGACCAGTGCTGCCGGAGCTGTTATAGCTACTGCCATTGTAGCTATATGCCCCGGATCCCCCGGCCGAGGGAGCCATTCGCGAACTGGAGGATAGCGATCGCCGGCGGCTGGAAAGCGGCGCCTGGGTACGTGATCTCGAGCGAAAGGACATCTCGCTAATGGTAGCTATAAGAGATTGGGCCCCCATTAGCACATGCCATCTCACCAGGCACTTCGTATTTCAATCGTCAATACCAATGTGCAATTACGCTTAAATAGGCCAACCAACCAAAAAGCACATGACTTGAATGCTCTTTCAGAGGGGATTTAACATCTGGCCAGAGATTTGCAGTGATTTTATAATTGATagtttaaaaaagaaaatcatttctttgtaaaattattttaaaatttataatacaCTTTTCTCCGATTTCAGAACCAAATTTAAAGATACAATTAAAAGGAAAAGCCTTTTACTCAAACTGACAGCTGCCATTGGAAAGACTCTTTGAACTTTAATTAGATTTCATTTTCCACATGCTATATAAAGAACGCATTTCAACTGAACAAGACCCCAGGGGATTATCCGCAATTGAAGGGCATTTTAACTTCGATCCTGATCGATCGTTCCATTTTTAGACGTGCACACAAAAAGGCAATTACAATTATAATCAAAGCGAACACACAAAATGTTCTTGAATTCGgcataaacaaaaataaaggaaaacaaacaacttttgtgtgtgtttacatgtatatatatatatatcggAGGTATACTAGAGCGATCTTTCGATATGGAGAACGCAATATTGACATGTGGTTCGGGAATTGGTTTTGGCCGTGCACCGGGAAAACCAAAAATGACGTCAAGGCATCCATTTTGACAATTTTCTTTTCGGTTTTCGAGGCGTACCCCCACTGGCAGTCAGTGGATCTTGTGGATCTCGACGGGATGCTCTCGATAGGATTGAAAACACATAGAAAACGTGATATATGGGACGGACTATCCCGCAGCCGGCCTGCTATTTATTTGTTTCTCCAAGTTGATGCCTCTTATCCTCCGCCCACGCGATACAAACAACAAACATGAAACCGACTGTCGGAAAACGTTTTTCTTCTCAAGCAATTTTCCCATGCATATAATTTACGACGAACCGTTTCTGTTTCCTAGTAGATTTATTTCTAGGTATATACCATATAAATGGCTCTATCTATAGGACAATCGCCTATGAATGAAGCGGCGTTTTAAATGTTTGGTCTTTTGCAACAATGTTCCTCATTTATGCCTTCTGTTTTGTGGTAATTCAAACATCTAGCTGGCAAATAACGCATAAAAAAGTTTAGAAacgaaacattttaaaaatacaatattcTGTTGTGTCATGCCGAAGATAAATGAACTGACCGGGTCGCGAAGGCATTATAAAATGGATTAGGAAAAAGACGTAAATTAGGAAAACGGATACAAATTTGAAATATATTATTTGGCAATTGGAAAGAAAattctttacaaaaaaaaatatgatggGGTTTCTTATATAAACTGGAATGGTAATTATTAtttgttaaaatgtttaaaaaattgtatggtGTTCATTGTTTAATTGTATCTTAAGATTTGTTCTATTAACTTTATGGAAATATTTTCTGAATTCTCTGGTTTAACTTTGACATTTGGAGGcacgaaaaaaataaaaataatttatgcaCGTTCAcgaaatcaaattaaaaacttaTCAAAATATTTGACCATATTTGCAGAAGCCACCTGAGAGAGCATCAACTTGAAATGTCCAAAAATGATGCGCAGTTGGCCAAAAAAGGCAGCGCGGAGCGATTTGATCGAATGAAAACGAGCGAACTCGTTGTGGCTGGCAGTCAAATCATAAACTTTGGATTGGAAAATCCCCTCTGGCCCCGATGATCCCGGGGGTAAACTGATCTAGGCGTATTGCAATTCATTTTCCCCCCCTCGAACAATTCTTTGACACGTTCGACAGGTCTTGTGGTTTTTGGTCTCTGGTTGCACTTGACGTATTGAATTCTTGAGTTTAATTGGGATTTACATTGGGATTTAGACTTGTTTGATTGGATTAGCTTGGTTTAGATGATCTGAACTGAATTGAACCGAGATGATCCGCTGTGCTGGGCGCACAAAACTCAACTGTGTTGCTCGCAGACgatttgaaatgttttatttgaaAGCGAACGATCGGAAATAAACACGAAAGAGCAGCGAAAGAGTGCCCAAATGGAACTAAGAGCTCCCCGAAGAGAAGAAAAGCcggaaaaataaaacaaatcaagggggaatatattttaaactcaAATATGAAAACAAGAAATAATAAGAGCAGGGAAAGGAGCCAAATTTTCACTTGAAATTGCGCACACAAAATATTCGCTGTGCGAGTTGAGTTTTTCACCTGGTGGGCCAATGTCTAAATTTAGTAAATCGCACACGTATTTGGCCCAATGTCCGAGACGCAAGATTGTTAACTATGCTGGGGTCAGAAAATCAGGGGAGCACTAGAAAAGAGAGCACTGCAAACTGGGCCAAAAGGCGAAGCACAGTCATTGACACAAGACTGCACCGAATcacagaagaaaaaaaaagaaaaactaaCGCGAGCATAGGAAAAACTATTTCTGTTTCGGTTTAAATTTAGCGGAAAGTGAGCGACAGGAGGGTCCAATTTGGGGAGTTGCTCCCCCTTCATAACTGGGCCAAAAACAGCCCCCTCCGCACAGAGTTTGCACTTTCGTCGGATGCATTTTCCGGCTATAAATACCGAATGACGATCCTTCTGCCGCAGGGAGAATCAGAATGAGGAAGCAAATGCCTGCAAACTGTTATAAATTTAGCCACACATATTCTCGCTTTTTCTGCAAAGTTCAATGTACGTGTGCCAgcttttctttatatatttccTTTGGTTTGGGTCGTGCCTCTGTAATTGCccaatttattataaaatgcCAACTGTCTACAAAGAAGATTGTGAAAGTGATTTTCCCAGATGCATTTGCAAAATGACtactgcaaaaaaaaatagaataaaTGCACAATGGCACACTTGACATCGTCAATCAGAGAGCGTCAGATGGTCTGCCACCGCTTTGGACGGATCGTCTGGGGAACCACAAGCCTTTAAATGCATAATATGTATTGTATTCAGTAGTTAAATCAAGAAATTGTAGGAAAATATAGCTCTTGAAACGGAAATTTTCACTCATTTCCATTTGATTTTTAAAGGCATTCTaaggtataaaaattatatactATAAAACAAATATAGACATCGTATTACACCATTCACTTCATGGAAATGTATATTTCAGCACGATTTCAGACAAGTAAATTAGCAATTAAATTCACTTTTACGTTTGCCTATAATGAGCAATAAATTACCTTGAGGATGTAAGAATTgcttgttaaatattttaaacaaagcGTTAATACTTAGAAATGAGAATGTAAATAGTTCTCAATTTTGAATATATCCTGTGGTTTACTTAGAATATTTTTCAGGGACTTTAAATAATGATTATTAATCcgtttttaaaaacaaaaaatcagCCCCCTAGGATCGACATACGCAGAAAAGGAAAATACAAAGAAAATTCTGGTTAGTTAGTTTATCCATTTTCATTACGATTTTTAAATTCGTGATTTTCACAATAATCCCCAAaaacaataattattttatttagtcaaaattattatttttgagaAGAAGTTTAAATTTGGAATGCTATACTCAAGTATACTTCGCTTTCTGTTAAAAATCAAATTCAAAATTATACTTCTTAATTTAAAGCTGCCTTAGTTAAACAATATATTGTAATCTTCTTCGATTTTTAAGGGTAGCACCTTGATTATATCCCAAGATCTTAATAAAACAGCGGGGGAACCACAGCATATAAACTAGTTCAACAAAACTAGAAAGAACTGTTTTGCATTAATCAGTGCTAAACCGATTATACGATTTATGGTGCTTCTTTAATTGTCCAATGAGCAaaacaattaatattttttggtaGAAACAAGCAGAGCGCACATTAATGACAAGATGCACTCAGAAATTGTGTCAGTTCTTAATAATAGGCGACACCGGCGCTGACACTTGCTCagataaattgttaacaggtTCGGGGCAGACTCGTGATTTCTTTGGACGCAAATTGGATGCGCACTAATAGTTCTGACCTCGGCCATGAAAGGATTTGCAGTTGCCTTGCACTTACACTTAGATTCCCACACGAAAATTCCGAACCCACAATGCCACGTGCGCACTTTCCAAGTGGCAAATCATAATTTCGTTTTTGGGTCGCCCGCTAATTGGACCAGACGTGCGATGGGGAAAAGTTGTGGGGGCAGACAAATGGAGGGGCACTCAGCTACTTTGAAGGACGCGGAGATCTCTAAAAGTGTGACAAGGTGTGACGAAGGCACAGGcaagaagaaagaaaaaatttgccaGGTGCAGCACGGAAATAAGAGGCTGACACAAAAATTCTAATTACTTGGCAAGGTGTGAAAAattcaataataataataataataatattttagctgttgttgttgttggtagTTAACATATGGTAAGCACTAATTATTGGTGGACTTACCTCCTTTTCTTTCTCCTCGTTGTCATTGTTGGACGATTCGTTCTGTCGCTCGGGATCCAGTTCCTATAGCAGAACAAAAGAAATTCTCAATTTAGCATTTTCCTAATCTCCCGACTAATTAGCAATTTGGCTATGAATAGTTGACGTACGGCTCTTGCATGGCCCATGGCTCATTTATTCTGACAAACTGCCTGGCAATTATGCACACAAATGATGTATCGCCCAGCTATACTTACATCCATATCGATGTGCACCACGCCTGTTGATCTGCGCTTCGGCTTGCGTCGCCTCTGAATGACGGTCTGTGTGCGATTATCGTTCTCCTTGTCGTTATCTATTAGATTAGTACGAATTTAAGTTAGTTAGGGTAAAACTTATTATAATATAGAAGTATATTTAATGGGACACATGGATTTGTCGTTATTTTAACTAAGTGCTCAGGttccaaatatttaaaattcagAAAGTTTTGATAGGCTCAAGCAATTTAGAAAAGAATAATTTGTATATCACTGGATCACTTTGTTGTGTGCTTTTTTTAAATGTCACACACATTCGAAAAATTGCAACAATTGCACAATATATAGATATAGCATATATCAAATGGAAAATTCATAGTTTAATCCATTGAAACGAACTTGAAATAACTAACTAAGCCTAGGCGTGGTATACAACTTAAAATGACTGAGTACATTATTAATCTACATATAACCATATTATTTAGAAATATTTGTGTACAactaaattatataaaaacgttttaagGTTTTTGTGTAAAAACAATAAAGAACCCTTtagtgcctcgactattaaATACCCGTTTATCTTCTTAGAGGATGTTTGATCATAACTTCCTAAAGAATGGTCCGATTTGGGCACTTTGtaaataggtattgataaacAAATCCCAATTACACTTTcacaaaatctttaaaagtGGAAAATAGCCAGCTTTAAGCGTTAAGgtcgtttgtgggcgtggccctTTTCCGaagcaaacttgcgctgcgcaagaatctctagaatctgcatgctaCTTTGTAGCTTTGCGTTCTTACacacggacatggctagatcggctcgattagtgatcctgatcaaaacTATATATACCTAATAGGTTCAGCAACGCTTTCTACTACCTGTTACCTGTTCTGACTAATCTAACATacccatttactctacgagtaacgggtacaaCAACCAATTTGATGTTTGTACGACTTGTCCTTACCCTTATCGTCATGGTTTGACGTAGCGCTAGTTGCCGTAGCCGCTGCATGATTGGCACTGGTTGCAGACACTGAATTGGAGGTTGAGTTAGTGGTCGCGGCCGCTGTTGAGTTCGCCGCCGTTGACGTGGCATTCGCCTCGTATTTTCGAGCTGAGGGCGTGACATAGGCACTGTTGTTTGTGCCCTCGCTGGGCGCGGAAACAGGACGACCCACAGAGTTGAGCGACTGATTGGAAGCATTTACTGAAACAGAAAgaagaaattaaatatgtgCCAACAATAAAATAAGCAGAATGTCATTCCAAACTTACGTGCGTTGGGACCGCTGCTGATGCGCCGCTGGACTCCAGTTGTAGTTGATAAATTGACGGCTGCCATCACCGCCGGAGCACTCGGGATAATAGTGCTGTTGTTGGGCGGATATGTGCCCCCGCTGGTTATGTCCTCCAGT is from Drosophila suzukii chromosome 3, CBGP_Dsuzu_IsoJpt1.0, whole genome shotgun sequence and encodes:
- the Mbs gene encoding protein phosphatase 1 regulatory subunit 12A isoform X22, with the protein product MSFRSRSRTQAPLSSRRRSLSSSSRMAPSAGGSGAYSYNGSSYNSSGSTGRPLSTGYFPSSSGTSSYQSPYASVYSSRESLYAGGGASGGGRTSYGNASSRYDYGASKYHHHHHHHHQQFTSTNHYSNQHSHQPTASGGPSTNVTSSASSTCHAASIASASNATPATKTQTHHGNRYYLQLQPTTAASSSASGSGSGAVATGGGHHYSHLVVGKHLNQSHSYGQSKASALSSSLSTVSSSSSSSASASNGTGSAGGYDSSRYNPSSYSSAGSSYSASDRYVSPYSSSYDKGVTTASLSFKSPGLSSSNSFKGSRLLKTKSLSASNSSLNAAAYGGASSNSTNGVTSAGATVAAIAATRSNSLREQERKSRNRTRSKSAAQRSISASSEKSEGYESGSERTSRSRLGSTASTATTSESKSSSSNDKAENGDGIDYKALYEAAKLENDKLKQIIKQKDDEAVQTRATLERFANATTKNSLSELEKRERRAMERKLSELEEELKLLQKLKTENDRLRAENRALTRVVSKLTTSAQSQLAKTK